One segment of Marinobacter sediminum DNA contains the following:
- the lepB gene encoding signal peptidase I has translation MDIDFPLVLVVLTFATGLIWLADKLFLRERRLAAARASGSSSSPQTGNAVTGEVEEPKEPYLVDLSRSFFPVLAIVLVLRSFLVEPFQIPSGSMLPTLEVGDFILVNKYAYGLRLPVAGTKILEVGDPQRGDVMVFRYPKDGETNYIKRVIGLAGDRIRYQNKQLFINGEEIDSRFVARLPPVELRREDLGEVEHDIFLTLGRPGTAGEGEWVVPEGHYFMMGDNRDNSNDSRYWGMVPDDLVVGKAFAIWMHWKSLTSLPSFDRVGGIE, from the coding sequence ATGGATATTGATTTTCCCCTGGTACTGGTTGTTCTGACCTTCGCGACAGGTCTGATCTGGCTGGCGGACAAACTTTTCTTGCGTGAGCGTCGTCTTGCTGCTGCCCGGGCCAGCGGGAGTTCGTCTTCCCCCCAGACGGGCAACGCTGTTACAGGCGAAGTTGAAGAGCCTAAAGAACCTTATCTCGTCGATTTGAGCCGGTCGTTTTTCCCGGTGCTGGCGATTGTGCTCGTCTTGCGATCCTTCCTGGTTGAACCGTTTCAGATCCCCTCTGGTTCAATGTTGCCGACACTTGAAGTCGGAGACTTCATTCTGGTTAACAAATACGCTTATGGTCTGCGTCTGCCGGTTGCCGGCACCAAGATTCTGGAAGTGGGTGACCCTCAACGCGGTGATGTTATGGTGTTCCGCTACCCGAAAGATGGCGAAACCAACTATATCAAGCGTGTGATCGGCTTGGCTGGCGACAGGATTCGTTACCAGAACAAGCAGCTGTTCATTAATGGTGAAGAAATAGACAGCCGGTTTGTGGCGCGTCTGCCCCCGGTCGAGTTACGCCGGGAGGACCTCGGTGAGGTTGAGCATGACATTTTCCTGACCCTGGGGCGTCCCGGCACCGCTGGTGAGGGTGAGTGGGTAGTGCCTGAAGGCCACTACTTCATGATGGGTGACAACCGAGATAACAGCAATGACAGCCGGTACTGGGGGATGGTTCCTGACGATTTGGTGGTGGGCAAGGCTTTCGCCATCTGGATGCACTGGAAATCACTGACCAGTCTGCCATCCTTTGATCGTGTCGGCGGTATCGAGTAA
- a CDS encoding DUF4845 domain-containing protein produces the protein MKKNNLSHMGLQGGASGLTMMVMVLFFGSLLTLALKLGPAYVDDITIQEALEGLEGTEGLSTMGPAQVRTLINKRLSVNNVRGFSAKNISVEKDGELVVINVDYEVRNNLFSNVDTIVHFQHEYEMKGK, from the coding sequence ATGAAGAAAAATAACCTATCTCACATGGGCCTGCAGGGTGGTGCCTCAGGGCTGACAATGATGGTCATGGTGCTGTTTTTTGGTAGCCTTCTGACCCTGGCACTCAAGCTCGGCCCGGCCTATGTGGATGACATCACAATTCAGGAGGCACTCGAGGGCCTTGAAGGCACCGAGGGGCTTTCCACCATGGGCCCTGCCCAGGTCCGCACCCTCATTAACAAGCGTCTGAGTGTGAATAATGTGCGCGGTTTTTCGGCCAAGAATATTTCTGTGGAGAAAGACGGCGAGTTGGTCGTGATCAATGTGGATTACGAGGTTCGCAATAACCTTTTCAGCAACGTGGACACCATTGTCCACTTCCAGCATGAATACGAGATGAAGGGCAAGTGA
- the rnc gene encoding ribonuclease III, producing the protein MSSQPDLDQLQRRIGYQFKSPERLLLALTHRSYGNQNNERLEFLGDSIVNMVIAEYLFLHFEKAREGQLSRLRARMVKGVTLAEIGREFQLGNYLRLGSGELKSGGFRRESILADAVESIIGAIYLDSDFHTCREKVLQWFEQRLEKLDLQDTQKDPKTRLQEYLQSRQFPLPRYDVISVDGEAHNQTFHVSCALPSLDRKTSGTGSSRRVAEQQAARNALKELGVENQ; encoded by the coding sequence GTGAGTTCGCAACCAGATCTGGATCAGTTACAGCGCCGCATAGGCTATCAGTTCAAATCGCCCGAGCGGTTGCTGTTGGCACTTACCCACCGCAGTTATGGCAACCAGAACAACGAGCGCCTGGAGTTTCTTGGCGATTCCATTGTTAATATGGTGATTGCGGAATATCTCTTTCTGCACTTCGAGAAAGCCCGTGAAGGCCAGCTCAGCCGACTTCGTGCCCGCATGGTCAAAGGCGTGACCCTGGCTGAGATCGGCCGTGAGTTTCAGCTGGGTAATTATCTGCGTCTTGGTTCGGGTGAGCTGAAAAGTGGTGGTTTCCGGCGCGAATCGATCCTTGCCGATGCTGTGGAATCCATTATCGGAGCGATCTACCTGGATAGCGATTTCCATACCTGCCGTGAAAAGGTTCTGCAGTGGTTTGAACAGCGGCTGGAAAAACTGGACCTGCAGGATACGCAGAAAGATCCCAAGACCCGGCTGCAGGAGTATCTCCAGTCCAGGCAGTTCCCGCTCCCGCGTTACGACGTTATTTCCGTAGACGGCGAAGCGCACAACCAGACCTTCCATGTATCCTGTGCGCTGCCTTCGCTGGATCGAAAGACGAGCGGTACTGGCAGCAGTCGCCGTGTAGCCGAGCAGCAGGCAGCCCGTAACGCCCTCAAAGAGCTTGGCGTGGAGAACCAGTAA
- the era gene encoding GTPase Era: MNDITRPENPDSRCGFVAIVGRPNVGKSTLLNHILGQKLSITSRKPQTTRHQVLGIKSIGPVQAIYVDTPGMHEEEPRALNRYMNKAATSALIDVDVVVFVIDQLAWTTADEMVLEKLSKLKCPVILAVNKVDKIEKRDALLPHLDMLSKKREFAEIIPLSALRETNLEPLEEAVGRYLPESIHFYPDDQITDRSERFMASEIVREKITRQLGAELPYSVAVEIEEFKRDGKTLHISALILVEREGQKKIMIGDKGERMRRIGQEARADMERLFDSKVMLRLWVKVKRGWADSDRALKSLGMNDF, encoded by the coding sequence ATGAACGATATTACCCGTCCGGAAAACCCGGACAGTCGCTGCGGCTTTGTAGCAATTGTCGGCCGACCCAATGTGGGTAAATCCACGTTGCTCAATCATATTCTCGGGCAGAAGCTGAGTATCACTTCCCGCAAGCCCCAGACTACCCGTCACCAGGTTTTGGGTATCAAGTCCATTGGTCCGGTACAGGCTATTTATGTGGATACCCCGGGGATGCATGAAGAAGAGCCCCGGGCACTGAACCGTTACATGAACAAGGCTGCCACGTCGGCTCTGATTGATGTCGATGTTGTGGTCTTTGTCATAGACCAGCTGGCCTGGACCACGGCCGATGAAATGGTTCTGGAAAAGCTCAGCAAACTGAAGTGTCCTGTTATCCTCGCTGTGAACAAAGTGGATAAAATCGAGAAGCGTGACGCTCTGCTGCCGCATCTGGATATGTTGTCCAAAAAGCGGGAATTTGCGGAAATCATTCCCTTGTCCGCTCTCAGGGAAACCAACCTTGAACCGCTGGAAGAGGCGGTAGGCCGGTATCTTCCCGAAAGCATACATTTCTATCCGGATGACCAGATTACCGACCGTTCCGAGCGGTTTATGGCCTCTGAAATCGTCCGCGAGAAAATCACCCGGCAACTGGGCGCCGAGCTGCCATACTCCGTTGCGGTTGAAATCGAGGAGTTCAAGCGCGACGGCAAAACCCTTCATATTTCTGCCCTGATCCTTGTCGAGCGTGAAGGACAGAAAAAGATCATGATTGGCGACAAGGGTGAGCGGATGCGTCGTATCGGCCAGGAGGCCCGTGCCGATATGGAGCGCCTGTTCGACAGCAAGGTCATGTTGCGGCTCTGGGTTAAGGTCAAGCGTGGCTGGGCGGATAGCGACCGAGCCCTTAAAAGCCTCGGTATGAACGACTTCTGA
- the recO gene encoding DNA repair protein RecO, with the protein MRGPEHQEPAYVIHRRPWRETSLMVDVFTLNHGRMTVIARGANSARSPLKAQLQPFQPLMLDWSGRGDLKTLTHVDIRTGPSLHRTASLYSGLYLNELIQRILPAADPHPTLFAAYIDAIAELAETSDIEPVLRRFERAFASALGYDFAWDVATDTGQSVEAGAQYCYDPEQGIVAAPSQGVRLKNLQGDVLLALAEGDLATEACRRTAKRVMRVLTDYLLQGRPLHSRSLFSHLRGERHES; encoded by the coding sequence ATGAGGGGGCCGGAACATCAGGAGCCCGCTTACGTGATTCACCGTCGGCCATGGCGCGAAACCAGCCTGATGGTGGACGTGTTCACGCTCAATCACGGGCGTATGACGGTGATTGCCCGCGGTGCCAATAGTGCCCGGAGTCCGCTCAAGGCCCAGTTACAGCCGTTTCAGCCTCTGATGCTGGACTGGAGCGGCCGTGGTGACCTGAAAACCCTGACCCATGTCGATATCCGCACAGGTCCGTCGCTTCATCGCACGGCCTCGCTTTACAGTGGTCTTTACCTGAATGAGCTGATACAACGCATTCTTCCGGCCGCCGATCCGCACCCGACCCTTTTTGCTGCCTACATCGATGCCATCGCCGAGCTCGCGGAGACCAGCGACATTGAACCTGTGCTCAGGCGGTTTGAGCGTGCTTTTGCGTCGGCGCTCGGTTATGACTTTGCCTGGGATGTTGCCACCGATACCGGGCAATCCGTCGAGGCCGGGGCGCAGTATTGTTATGATCCGGAGCAAGGCATCGTTGCGGCCCCCTCGCAAGGCGTCCGGTTAAAAAATCTGCAGGGCGACGTGTTACTGGCCTTGGCGGAGGGGGACCTCGCTACCGAAGCGTGCCGAAGAACCGCCAAACGCGTCATGCGGGTGCTTACCGATTACCTTTTGCAGGGGCGGCCCCTGCATAGTCGCAGTTTATTCAGTCACCTTCGGGGAGAACGTCATGAATCCTAG
- the pdxJ gene encoding pyridoxine 5'-phosphate synthase — translation MNPRVLLGVNIDHVATLRQARGTRYPDPVQAALLAEEAGADGITIHPREDRRHIQDRDVLLLREVLQTKMNLEMAVTDAMLAFAEQVRPECVCLVPEKREELTTEGGLDVDGQEARVARACERLARIGAEVSLFIDPDPVQIDAAVRCGAPVVELHTGEYAEARTDEETETAFKTISDAVAYARKKGLIVNAGHGLHYHNTERVAAIPGINELNIGHAIIARAVFTGLKEAVRDMKAILEQACVRS, via the coding sequence ATGAATCCTAGAGTATTGCTCGGCGTCAATATCGACCATGTGGCCACGTTGCGACAGGCTCGGGGCACCCGTTACCCGGACCCTGTTCAGGCTGCGTTGTTGGCAGAGGAGGCCGGGGCCGATGGCATCACCATCCACCCCCGTGAGGACCGGCGCCATATTCAGGACCGGGATGTTCTTTTGCTGCGTGAAGTGCTGCAGACCAAGATGAATCTGGAAATGGCCGTTACTGACGCCATGCTGGCGTTTGCCGAGCAGGTGCGGCCGGAATGCGTTTGCCTGGTGCCGGAAAAACGTGAGGAGCTTACTACCGAAGGCGGTCTTGATGTAGACGGGCAGGAAGCGCGAGTAGCCAGGGCGTGCGAACGTTTGGCCAGAATCGGGGCGGAAGTTTCTCTGTTTATTGATCCGGATCCGGTACAGATTGACGCTGCGGTCCGCTGCGGAGCACCGGTGGTGGAACTGCACACGGGAGAATATGCAGAGGCGAGGACTGATGAAGAGACTGAAACCGCGTTCAAGACGATTTCAGATGCAGTCGCCTATGCCCGGAAAAAAGGTTTGATCGTCAATGCAGGGCACGGTCTGCATTACCACAACACTGAACGAGTGGCGGCGATTCCGGGCATTAATGAGCTGAACATCGGCCATGCAATCATTGCCCGCGCCGTTTTCACGGGCCTGAAAGAGGCAGTGCGTGATATGAAGGCTATTCTCGAACAGGCCTGTGTCCGATCCTGA
- a CDS encoding ATP-binding protein, which yields MRRWGIRKKVLVVTLIPTLMTTLMLGMFFTYSWVNNIESLLSDRGESLSRQLASGAEYGLFTANRSLLSNLSNALLEEQDVRSITFYGSDSSRLLHTGPGSSDTVDAENLNAEKAIRVSREDSTRFVTPVFLQDLMIENMLDPDARQTMSRLREPLGWVAVEMSHVRTEKETYKALLISLLLVLGGVLLSLAIALRLSRAFTNPVFELNEAVARLKEGKLDTRVYTGAGPEFEQLESGLNAMAGELSKAQAEMQQNIDQATEDLRETLETIEIQNIELDFARKEALEASRIKSEFLANMSHEIRTPLNGIIGFTELLLKSPLPRQQRDHLSTIRKSSEILLTIINDILDFSKIEAGKLILDRIPFQLRDIVEEVMVMLAPAAHAKNLDLVPLVYNDVPDNIMGDPLRVKQVITNLVNNAIKFTQTGEVVLRASLEEEEKDSNHVTLRLSITDSGVGLSRAQQQSLFNAFSQADASTARQYGGTGLGLAISKRLVEEMGGKIGLESELGKGSTFWFTLTSELSTSSDVIAPRDDLRGERVIYLEQQKTTGLAVEHLLKDWGMTVDRVASPGAMQEQIEEAQKSQTGYAVAILGITGNLLNSSQYCELVRTLEIDRDCRTLLLTPTPETHDTPLSGLASSHLTKPVCRNALYDELLLLVHGINTGSRMALDYDASATHLPSVNIPRVLAVDDNDANLKLVKTLLNDCQIEAEGASSGFEALSKARQKPFDLVFMDLQMPGMDGVETTARLRDMDSSAHRTPIIALTAHALADEQDRLAQQGFDGYMSKPISSSQLTEIVREYTGYVCNKTDQNSQIRVPEVRDTRRALRPSTRKMQQDCVSVEESIQLAAGKADLAEELFSMLLEQLHIDMTRVETFWRDDDLDGLLECVHKLHGATRYCGVPELRAAANHLETALKCSAPDIAQQKDQLVSAMERLQIWSEQTDWQRLFREQRQSEKAT from the coding sequence ATGCGGCGCTGGGGTATTCGCAAAAAAGTACTGGTGGTGACTCTCATTCCCACCCTGATGACAACTCTCATGCTGGGGATGTTCTTCACCTACAGCTGGGTGAACAATATTGAGAGCCTGCTCAGCGACCGGGGCGAGTCCCTGTCCCGACAGCTTGCTTCCGGCGCCGAGTATGGCCTGTTCACCGCCAACCGCAGCCTGCTCAGCAACCTTTCCAACGCTTTGCTGGAAGAACAGGATGTTCGTTCCATCACCTTCTATGGCAGTGACAGCAGCCGTCTTCTCCATACGGGCCCCGGCAGTTCCGACACCGTCGATGCTGAAAACCTGAACGCTGAAAAAGCCATCAGGGTCTCCCGCGAAGACAGTACCCGCTTCGTTACCCCGGTTTTCCTGCAGGATCTGATGATCGAGAACATGCTCGATCCCGATGCCCGGCAAACCATGTCGCGGCTGCGCGAACCCCTGGGCTGGGTAGCTGTGGAGATGTCCCATGTGCGGACAGAAAAAGAAACCTATAAGGCACTGCTGATTTCCCTTTTACTGGTGCTGGGGGGCGTGCTCCTGAGCCTTGCCATCGCCCTTCGCCTGAGCCGTGCCTTTACCAACCCGGTCTTTGAGCTTAATGAAGCCGTTGCCAGGCTCAAGGAAGGCAAACTGGACACCCGGGTGTATACGGGTGCGGGCCCGGAATTCGAACAGCTGGAATCCGGCCTGAATGCCATGGCCGGAGAATTGAGCAAGGCCCAGGCAGAAATGCAGCAAAACATTGACCAGGCCACGGAAGACCTGCGGGAAACCCTCGAGACCATCGAGATCCAGAACATTGAGCTGGACTTTGCCCGCAAGGAAGCTCTGGAAGCGAGCCGCATAAAATCCGAGTTCCTGGCCAATATGTCCCACGAAATCCGCACACCACTAAACGGCATTATCGGATTTACCGAATTGCTGCTGAAAAGTCCGCTACCACGCCAGCAGCGAGACCATTTGAGTACCATCCGGAAATCCTCGGAAATCCTTCTGACTATCATTAACGACATACTGGATTTCTCCAAGATCGAGGCAGGCAAGCTCATTCTCGACCGCATACCCTTCCAGCTTCGGGATATCGTGGAAGAGGTCATGGTTATGCTGGCTCCGGCCGCTCATGCCAAGAATCTCGACCTGGTTCCACTGGTCTACAACGACGTGCCGGATAACATCATGGGGGATCCGCTCCGGGTCAAACAGGTGATCACGAACCTGGTGAACAATGCCATCAAGTTTACCCAGACCGGTGAGGTTGTTTTGCGCGCCAGCCTGGAAGAAGAGGAAAAAGACAGCAACCACGTCACCCTTCGCCTTAGCATCACCGACTCCGGGGTTGGCCTTTCCCGAGCCCAGCAACAGTCACTATTCAATGCCTTCAGCCAGGCCGACGCCTCCACCGCAAGGCAATACGGTGGAACCGGCCTGGGCCTTGCCATCTCCAAGCGACTGGTAGAAGAGATGGGCGGCAAAATAGGGCTGGAAAGCGAGCTCGGCAAGGGCTCTACCTTCTGGTTCACCCTCACCTCAGAGCTCTCAACCAGCAGTGACGTCATTGCACCCCGGGATGACCTTCGCGGGGAACGGGTCATCTATCTGGAACAACAGAAAACGACCGGTCTGGCCGTTGAGCATCTCCTGAAGGATTGGGGTATGACAGTCGATCGGGTCGCATCACCCGGGGCCATGCAGGAACAAATTGAGGAAGCCCAGAAAAGTCAGACGGGGTATGCCGTGGCAATCCTCGGGATTACCGGGAACCTGCTTAACTCCAGTCAATACTGCGAGCTGGTTCGCACCCTGGAAATCGATCGGGATTGCCGCACGCTGCTGCTGACCCCAACACCTGAAACCCATGACACCCCACTCTCAGGCCTCGCCAGTAGCCACCTGACCAAGCCTGTTTGTCGGAATGCGCTCTACGACGAACTCCTTTTGCTGGTTCATGGCATCAATACCGGCAGCCGCATGGCGCTGGACTACGATGCCTCTGCCACGCATTTACCGTCAGTCAACATTCCCAGGGTACTGGCCGTTGATGATAACGACGCCAACCTGAAGCTGGTGAAAACTCTGCTCAATGACTGCCAGATAGAAGCCGAAGGTGCTTCAAGCGGTTTTGAAGCCCTGAGTAAAGCCCGGCAAAAACCCTTTGATCTGGTATTCATGGACTTGCAGATGCCGGGCATGGATGGCGTGGAAACAACCGCCCGGCTGCGGGATATGGATTCCAGTGCTCACCGAACCCCGATCATTGCACTCACCGCTCATGCCCTGGCCGATGAGCAGGATCGCCTGGCTCAACAGGGCTTTGACGGCTACATGTCGAAGCCCATCAGCAGTTCACAGTTAACGGAAATCGTTCGCGAATACACCGGATACGTTTGTAACAAAACAGATCAAAACAGCCAGATCCGTGTTCCGGAAGTGCGTGACACCCGGCGAGCCCTGCGTCCCTCAACGCGGAAGATGCAACAGGACTGCGTAAGCGTGGAGGAAAGTATCCAGCTTGCTGCGGGTAAGGCTGATCTTGCCGAGGAATTATTCAGCATGCTCCTTGAGCAGCTGCATATCGATATGACCCGGGTGGAAACATTCTGGCGTGACGATGACCTGGACGGCCTGCTGGAATGCGTGCATAAACTGCACGGCGCGACCCGTTATTGCGGTGTTCCGGAACTCCGCGCCGCCGCGAACCATCTGGAAACAGCACTGAAGTGCTCGGCACCAGACATTGCACAACAGAAAGATCAGCTGGTATCTGCTATGGAACGCCTGCAGATCTGGAGCGAACAGACCGACTGGCAACGACTGTTCCGCGAACAGCGCCAGTCGGAAAAAGCAACCTGA
- the cysM gene encoding cysteine synthase CysM gives MNFPTIEDYVGHTPLVRLQRLPGETSNVILAKLEGNNPAGSVKDRPAVSMIQEAERRGEIKPGDTLIEATSGNTGIALAMAAAIKGYRMVLIMPANMSEERRASMRAYGAEIVTVSKEEGMETARDMALQMEAEGKGKVLDQFSNPDNPLAHYRTTGPEIWAQTEGRVTHFVSSMGTTGTIMGVSRYLKERNPDIRIIGLQPKEGAAIPGIRRWPEEYLPKIYDAARVDQVLDIGQEEAETTMRALASEEGIFCGVSSGGSIAAALKLSEQVENAVIVAIICDRGDRYLSTGVFPGA, from the coding sequence ATGAATTTTCCCACCATTGAAGATTATGTCGGGCATACCCCTCTGGTTCGCCTGCAGCGTCTCCCGGGTGAAACGAGTAATGTTATTCTCGCCAAGCTTGAAGGTAACAACCCGGCTGGGTCGGTAAAGGACCGTCCGGCGGTCAGCATGATTCAGGAGGCTGAGCGCCGGGGCGAGATTAAACCAGGCGATACGCTGATTGAGGCGACCAGTGGTAATACGGGTATCGCTCTGGCGATGGCGGCGGCCATAAAAGGTTACCGGATGGTGCTGATCATGCCCGCCAACATGAGTGAAGAGCGGCGAGCGTCCATGCGTGCCTACGGCGCTGAAATTGTAACGGTCAGCAAGGAAGAGGGCATGGAAACGGCCCGGGATATGGCCTTGCAGATGGAAGCCGAAGGCAAGGGCAAGGTGCTGGATCAGTTCAGTAACCCGGACAACCCCCTGGCCCACTATCGGACCACTGGCCCGGAAATATGGGCGCAGACTGAAGGGCGGGTTACGCACTTTGTCAGCTCCATGGGAACCACGGGTACCATTATGGGGGTGTCCCGTTACCTGAAAGAGCGGAATCCTGATATCCGGATCATCGGGCTGCAACCGAAAGAAGGCGCGGCCATTCCCGGTATCCGTCGCTGGCCTGAGGAGTACCTGCCCAAAATCTATGATGCCGCGCGCGTCGATCAGGTGCTTGATATTGGTCAGGAGGAGGCGGAAACAACCATGCGCGCTCTTGCCTCTGAAGAAGGAATCTTCTGTGGAGTGTCCTCCGGAGGCTCTATTGCGGCCGCATTGAAGCTCTCTGAGCAGGTTGAAAACGCCGTCATCGTTGCCATCATTTGTGATCGTGGCGACCGCTACCTCTCTACCGGCGTCTTCCCGGGCGCCTGA
- the rlmD gene encoding 23S rRNA (uracil(1939)-C(5))-methyltransferase RlmD translates to MSRRRRKALPKEPVRCEIEKLSHDGRGIARQDGKTQFVDGALPGETVMAKMVGTRSKFDELRTLEVLEAVPERQTPPCEFADLCGGCSLQHMSGDAQIRFKEDTLRENFAHFGGIEPEEWVAPMRSESSLAYRRKARMGVRYVPARESVLVGFREKRNSFLTDIDKCVVLDPRIGERILPLREMLHELDAYSRIPQVEVACGDDAAVMVFRNMDDLSDGDREKLIAFGQAHDLHIYLQPKGPDTVHRIWPESAGRADERLSYRLDEFDLTMKFHPMDFTQVNADINRTMVHRAVEWLDVEPGERVLDLFCGLGNFTLPLARKGGQVVGVEGDDAMVVRGRENAELNGLNNVDFHGADLHGDFTSQSWAKEGFDKILIDPPRSGAEEICKYLTAFGASRIVYVSCNPATLARDAGVMARNGYRLVRAGVMDMFPHTTHVESIALFERDSG, encoded by the coding sequence ATGAGTAGACGACGCCGGAAGGCTCTACCCAAAGAGCCCGTGCGCTGTGAAATTGAAAAGTTGAGCCATGACGGCCGCGGCATTGCCCGTCAGGACGGCAAAACCCAGTTCGTGGATGGTGCCCTGCCGGGTGAAACCGTCATGGCCAAGATGGTCGGCACCCGCAGCAAATTTGACGAACTGCGAACCCTTGAGGTGCTTGAGGCCGTGCCGGAACGGCAGACACCGCCATGCGAGTTTGCCGATCTCTGCGGGGGCTGCAGTCTTCAGCACATGAGTGGCGATGCGCAGATTCGGTTCAAGGAAGACACCCTGCGGGAAAATTTTGCCCATTTTGGAGGCATTGAGCCAGAAGAGTGGGTGGCTCCGATGCGGTCGGAAAGCAGTTTGGCCTATCGTCGCAAGGCACGTATGGGCGTGCGCTATGTTCCTGCCCGTGAGTCTGTGCTGGTCGGATTCCGTGAGAAACGTAACAGTTTCCTCACGGATATCGACAAGTGCGTCGTTTTGGACCCCCGGATTGGCGAGAGGATTCTGCCTTTGCGCGAGATGCTCCATGAGCTTGATGCCTACAGCCGAATCCCCCAGGTTGAAGTAGCCTGCGGTGATGACGCCGCCGTCATGGTGTTTCGCAACATGGATGACCTCAGCGATGGCGATCGGGAAAAACTGATTGCCTTTGGCCAGGCCCATGATTTGCACATTTACCTTCAGCCCAAGGGGCCGGATACCGTGCACCGGATCTGGCCGGAGTCCGCGGGTCGCGCTGACGAGCGATTGAGCTACCGTCTCGATGAGTTCGACCTGACCATGAAATTTCATCCCATGGACTTTACTCAGGTCAATGCAGACATTAACCGCACCATGGTACACAGGGCTGTGGAGTGGCTGGATGTGGAGCCGGGTGAGCGGGTTCTTGATCTGTTCTGTGGTCTGGGTAACTTCACCTTGCCACTGGCTCGCAAAGGCGGTCAGGTGGTTGGCGTGGAAGGGGATGACGCAATGGTGGTTCGTGGTCGCGAAAATGCGGAACTGAATGGCCTGAATAATGTCGATTTCCATGGTGCCGACCTGCATGGTGATTTCACCAGTCAGAGCTGGGCCAAAGAGGGCTTTGACAAGATTCTGATAGACCCGCCCCGCTCCGGAGCTGAGGAGATCTGCAAGTACCTGACAGCCTTTGGGGCAAGCAGGATTGTTTATGTCTCCTGTAACCCGGCGACACTGGCCCGGGATGCCGGTGTTATGGCGCGTAATGGCTACCGGCTTGTGCGGGCCGGTGTGATGGATATGTTCCCTCACACCACTCATGTGGAATCCATCGCATTGTTCGAGCGGGATTCCGGTTGA